The Candidatus Neomarinimicrobiota bacterium genomic interval TCTCGAAAAGTGATTTCGGCTGATGGATTCCGTTGAAAAGCATTATGTTGAATTTGGATAGTGATACGGGCAGTGTTTATCATCTGTGAATAACAGTGTTCCAAAGTTCTCAAAAGTACAAACTTAATACAACGATATAGTAATTTAACTATAGACGAAAAACCCTTTGCTAAGATGGGTCTCAGAGAAGCGGAGAGAGGGGGATTCGAACCCCCGTTACGGGGATACCGTAAACACGCTTTCCAAGCGTGCGCCTTCAGCCACTCGGCCATCTCTCCGATAATATGACACCCGTGAAAGCGTCTAATCAGTCGGACTTGGGCTCTTCGGCTTCCTCGGGCTCAGCTTCAGGTTCACCGTCAGTCACTTCTTCGGCAACAGCGTCTGTCACGGGTTCCTGAGATTCAGGCTCTTCAGCCTCAGCGGAAGCACCGTCAGCAGCCGGTTCATCATCCTCAGCGGATTCGTCATCAGGCTCGTCAGGGACCACCTCTTTGGCAGATTCCACTTCATCCACTGTTTCAGGTGCAGCCTCTACAGATTCCGCCGCAGTCACTTCTTCAACGACCGGTTCAGGTCCCTCCTCCAACTGCTTCAAATAGGCATCCAGACTCATGCCGGCGGGCACCTTGAGCAAACTCTCCTGGAATCGGGTCTGCCCCGTCTTCTCAGAAACTACAGATTTCACATACTTCACAACTCTGAACTGCTTTTCTTTTTTCAGCCCTCTCTTCGCCTTCTCAGCAAAACTCGTTCCCTTCGCCATTATCTCCTCCTGTAAGAGTTCATTATCTTCAGAAAATCGGATGCAAAGTTAACCTTTCCCATAACAATATTTAACGATTATGTGGCAGGAAACTCGAAGGAGGATTACGGAATATCTTCTTCGCTGTACTCAAATTCCATCAGGTCACCGTCAGTCCACGACTTCGGTTTTCTCTCGCCGGAGACGACTCTCATCTTGTTGTGACCTATGAATTCGAAGAGTGCGTACCGCTTGATGCCGGAATCGTATTTCAAGAGAAGTTCAAACGGTCTCTCGCCGAAATTGACAGCGTACTCGCCCGGCTCCTGTTCAGCAATGGACGTACCCATCAGAACGCCCTGCGCGAAACCTTTATCTCCGGTAAAGGACCAGACAGCCGTCAGAATCGCCCCTTTCCACAACCAATTTCCCTCAAGAAGTCTGATAATGTCGATACTCTGAACTGTCTGGCGTTTGCTCTCGTTGCCGGCTATGTCCTTCCCTTGAATGGCAAGAGTATATACGGTACCGATAAGCACCTTATCAGAACCGGGAGGTACAACCTCCGCATGATCTCCTTCCGTTAGATTCTCAGGCGACACTTTGAGTTCATGTGGCGATTCAGGATCTTCACTGCCCGCCTCTCTCGACCAGGTAAAGGTGATTTCAGACATTTCCTCACTGTTGGTCAGACCGAAGGGATCCATATAAACAACAGTCTGTTTGGCGGGAGACGCACGGGAAAGATCAATTTTTATCTTGGGCGCTGTTATATCGTAAGTAACGTCTGTGATCAAAACTTCTTCAGCCGGATTTCCCGCCGGATCTGTCCCTTCGAAAACGATATCATAAACTTTACCGTCCTCCAGTGAGGGCGCACTGGCAAGCTGAATATCCAGGTGACTCCCCCCTTCAAGCTCCCCACCTGATAGTGATTGAACCAGAGAAGCACCGCCGTCTTTCGGCGTCCAGCTGATGCTGCCGCTTTCCAGTGCTTCACTCAGTTCATACGAGACACGAGTGTGGTTGACCCAATCTGAATTCCCGGGCCCGGAGATGGTAAATACAGGCGGTACAGCGTCATATGAGATGGGGCCTGTCTCCGCGCCATCCGATTCGTTGCCTGCCATATCGCTCCCGGAAAAGGTTAACATATAGGTCGCACCACTCACGAGTTCGGTCATGTTGGCAAGAACGAACGCTTCGTGTGGCCCGGAGGTCAGTTCATCAGCGGTCAGCTCCACCGTATGTGGAGAATTCGGATCACTCGCACCACCACTTTGCCTCCAGACGGCCGTTCCTTTACTTAAAGCTTCACTTAATGTATAGCTGATTATCTCATTATTAACGAAAGAACCACTGGTGGGAGATACCTCTGTAAACTGTGGCGGCGTCACGTCATAAGTGATCATGGCTACTGTCACATCTGCGGTCTGATTACCGGCAAAGTCAACACCGGAAAGGGTCAGCTTATAGACAGCACCGTCAGTGAGGGGATTCTGGTTGGCAAGTGCAATCGTTGGGTGATCACCCTGGGCAAGTTCAAGATCGGTCAGTAGCACTTCATGAGGTGATTGGGAATCGGTATTTCCGGCGGTCTGAGTCCAGGTTACTTTCCCTTCAGCCAGCGTTTCGCTCAGAGAATAAGATACGAGCAACTCATTCAAAATGGATTCAGCCGCCGGCAATTCGAGAGAGGCGACCGGCGGAGTGACATCATAGAAAATTCCAGTCACGGCAACAGAGGTGCCCTCATTGCCGGCCATATCTGCGCCGCTTATCTCAATCGTATAGCTGGCCCCGTCGGCAAGTACCGGTGCGTTGGACAGAAGCACATCACTATGATCTCCCGATGTCAATTCGTCACCTGACAGCTCGATGGTGTGAGGCGAGCCGGGATCGTCGCTGCCCGATTCTCTCGTCCAGGTAAGTGTGCCGCTGGCAAGTTTTTCCGAGAAAGTATATGACAACCTGGGTTCTCTGATAGCGGTTTTGCCGCCCGGGATCTCCAATGTGAAGACCGGCTTCTCTGAATCGAATGTCACCGATTCGATGGCCATGCCGGAAGCTTTATTCTGCGCCGCGTCCTTACCGTCAAAGCTGATGCTATAGACAGCACCGCTCATCAGAACCGGCGCCGGGGAAAGTGTAATCTGCTGGTGATCGCCAGCTTCAAGTTCGTTCCCGCTGAGAAGCACTTCATGAGGAGAACCGGAATCCTCGGCCCCTCCCGTTCTTGTCCATCTGACCGTCCCTTCCGCCAGAGGTTCACTCAACGAATACGACAGTGCGCTGGTGCTCACTATGCCCGACGGCGCCGGGGAATTGGCCACGATAACAGGTGGAGTCACATCGAATATTACGTTATCAACCAATACGGAATCAGCGGCATTGCCTGCCTTATCTTCGCCGCTGAGCATTACACTGTAGACCGAACCGTCCATCAGCTTCGCTGCTTTCGCGAGCATGACATCCACACGGCTGCCCGCCTGCCTCTCCTCCAGGGAGAGTTTTGAACGGTGCGGTGATGCGGGATCTTCAGCACCGGCAGTTCTCATCCAGGTAAACGCCCCCGATTTCAGCTCCTCGCTCAGTTCGTAACTGACAGTAAGGTAATTCACCGCCTCACCTGCCGACGGCGATGAAAGGGTAATAACCGGATTGGTTACGTCGTAGGAAATCTCCGAAATGAGGACGCCTTCAGCTTCGTTCCCGGCGGGATCGATCCCTTGAAAGGCGACATCGTAGACAGCGCCATCCTGCAGAGAAGGAGCGGAAGCCAGTTCAATATCGGCATGTTCACCGGCCAACAGTTCGTCACCCGTCAGCGCTATCTCGTGAGGAGAACCACCATCAGCCGTACCGCCGATCTGCGTCCATGTGACTGTGCCGGACGCCAGCGGTTCAGAATTCGTATAGCTGACACGCACACTATTTGTGAAGGATACGGCCTCAGGGCTCGCTACCGTAAGAACCGGCGCAATATCATCAAATGTAAGTGATGTCACCGTAACTGCCTCTCCTGTATTGCCTGCCAGATCTGTCGCCTTGAAAGACAGCGAATAGACGGCGTCGTTCACCAGGTTTACCGCTTCAGCCGGCGAGACATCCAGGTGGCTTCCTGCTACCAATTCGGGACCGCTTAGAGAAATCGGATGAGGTGCTCCCGGATCTGCTTCGCCGCCGGTCCGGGCCCACGTCACTGTCGCTTCTTTGAGATTTTCGTTCACATCAAAAGAAAAGATGGGCTCTCTGATGTAACTGTCGCTCGTCGGAAAAGAGACTGTATAGACTGGAGGTGCTACATCGAAACGAACATCCGCTATCGTGACAGCTTCGGCCTCGTTTCCTGCTCTGTCCCGTCCACGGAATTCAACCAGATATCCGGCACCGTCCTGGAGCGTAAACGGGTGGCTCAGGGCTATGTCCAGATGCTCGCCTTGAGTCATCTCTTCCTCAATCAATTCAATAATGTGCGGCGCCGCCTGATCGAGTGAGCCGTCAACTCTCGTCCACGTCACCGCTCCCCACACCAACGCTTCGCTCAGAGAGTATGATAATCTCGTATTATCAATAAAAGAATTGTCTTCGGGAGAGATAGCACTTATAACCGGCGGCTCCTTGTCGAATGTGACGTTCTCAATCACGATGTCCTCAGATGAATTGCCGGCAAAATCAAGACCGGAAAAAGTGACAGAATATAGAGCGCCACTCACCAGTTCTGGGGCGTCAGTCAGAGTCCATTCTTGATGATCTCCCATTTCCAGTTCATTCAGTGACAGTATGGAGGTGTGGGGAGTTCCTGTGTCCTGCGTGCCCGATTCCCATTTCCATGTAATTTTTCCTTCTTTGATCGACTCAGACAGCGAATAGGTAACCATCGGCGCCCCGATAAAATCACCGTGGACCGGTGCCGTAACAGCGAAAACCGGTGGCGTCGTATCGTAGGCGATATTCTCAATCGAAACAGTGTCAGATACATTGCCGGCAAAATCCTTGCCCACGACCGTAATGGTATAGATGGATCCGTCACTCAGAGTGGGCGCATATTCCAGCGTAATGTCCGCGTGATCACCGACCGCTATTTCACCCTTGAACAGGGGAATCTCATGTGGTGAGTTGGCATCGGCGGTTCCGCCGCTCTGTTTCCAAGTTACGGTGCCTTCAGCTAACTCTTCGCTGAGAGAGTACGTGACACGGTTGTGGTTCACTGTTTCATCGGCAGCCGGAGATGCCAGTGCAATGACCGGCGGCGTCGCATCAAACTTTACACCCGTGATTTCGATGGTCTCGGCACTATTGCCGGCTCGATCCCGACCGTTGAACTGAATCGTATAAATAGCACCGTCCACCAGCTCCGGCACTGCAGCGAGTTGACCGTCGTGAGGCCCGTCAACCAATTCCTGATCTAACATCACCAGTTCGTGAGGAGAGTCAGGATCAGGATTTCCTGCGCTTCGAATCCACGTGACAGTCCCGCTGGCAAGATCTTCTTCCAAGCTGTAGGCAATACGCGAATCGGCAATAAAAGCTCCTGTTGCCGGAAATTCCACCTGGAATTCTGGTACTCGTACATCGTATGAGACTTCTGAGACAGAGACTGTATCGGACCGATTGCCAGCTGCATCGACCCCTTCCACGGAGATTCTATAGACGCTGCCGTCCTTAAGGATCAGCGCATCAGTCAATGTTAAATCTGTATGTGCACCGCCGCCCCTCTCTCCTTCCGCCAAGGTTACTACATGGGGTGATCTTGGATCAGTCTCACCGGCGATCCGCGTCCAGATGACTGACCCTTCGGCAATGATTTCGCTCAGTTCGTAGGAGATGCGCGTATGGTTCACATATGAGCTGTCGGACGGCGAGAGTCCTGAAATGGCGGGCGGCGTCACATCATAAGAAATGCCCTGAATAACCGTCGGCTCCGACCTGTTCCCAGCTCGATCTATCCCCTGATAGGCAAGCGAATAGATCGTTCCGTCTGAGAGAGACGGCATCTCGCTGACAGCAAGTTCCTCATGTTCTCCCGCCGTCAACTGATCACCGGACAACCTAGAAGAGTGAGGTGATTTACCGTCGAAACCTCCCCCCGATCGCTCCCAAGTCACAGCCCCTTCGATAATATCTTCGCTCAGTGAATACGATTGCGCGGCTGAAGAGATAAAACTGTTCGGTTCCGGTGAAATGACAGCAAAGACGGGACTCGTAACATCGTAGGTAATCGAGTCGATGCGCACCGTATCGGCGATATTGCCCGCCACGTCCGAACCGCCAATTCTGAGCGTATAGACAGCACCGTCTACCAAAATAGGCGACTCCTCCAGCCTGCTTTCTGGAAAAGTCCCCGACTGAAGTTCAATCCCGCCGAGCGATGAGATGTGAGGCGTATTAGGATCTTCGGTACCACCAATTCTGGTCCAGATAAATGTCCCCTCCAGCATATTTTCACTTATCCAGTACGAAACCTTTGGATCGTTGATGAATGATCCGGATGCAGGCGTCACATCGGAAATAAAGGGTGCTGTAGCATCAAATGTGACATCGGCAATGGTGACCGAATCCGCCTCATTCCCGGCATGATCCTTACCTGAAAAGGTGATGGTGTAGGTCGTCCCCTCGCTCAATTGTGGCGCGGCCGTAAGTTCAACCTCGAAATGTTCTCCTGCTTTCAGCTCTTCGTCGACCAGTGATTGAACATGCGGCGAATTCTTGTCCAGTGTACCTCTAACCTGCTCCCACGTAATACTCCCCTCGCCCAGATCCTCAGAGACACTATAGCTCACGTGCGAATCGGCAACGTAGATTTCGATCTTCGGCCACGCTACTTCAATGACGGGCGCTATGACGTCATAGAATACATTTTCCATGACCAAGGTGTCCGATATATTCTGCGCCGCATCCTGTCCCACAAAGGAAATAGTGTAGACAGCCCCGTCCTGAAGCGACGGAGTCTGCTGGAGCACTACGGCATCGTGGCGACCACCCAGCAGTTCATCTCCGGTCAGCTGCGCCACATGTGGCGAGCGCGCATCTTCTGCTCCGCCGACATGCCGCCAGACGATTGACCCCTCATCGATGTTCTCGCTAAGATTGTAGCTGAGAGCAGACGAATTCATGAATCCGTTGCTGGACGGCTTGACATCTGAGAAGACAGGTGCGGTGGCATCAAAGAGAATGCCCTGAAGCGGCGTAGATATAGATTCGTTGCCGGCCCTGTCGCGCCCCTTCAAATAGACAGAATAGACGGCACCTTCCACGAGAGAGGGAGGTGGTGATACGAGAGCGGCGGTGGCATGTTCACCGCTGTTCAGTTCGCCGTCCGTCAGGATCTGCGTATGTGTGCCCACTTCATCCTCACTGCCGGCAGACCGCTCCCAGACGACGCTCCCCTCGTTCAGTTGCTCCGAGACTATGAATCCGACGTCGAAATTCCGCACCGGCATAGCCGCCACAGGATAGGTCATCTCAAATCTGGGCGGCGTATTATCGAAAACGATTTCCGTCACCATGACCGTATCTGAACTGTTCCCAGCGCTATCCTGACCAATGAACTGAATGTCATAAGTGGCGCCATCCACGAGAAAAGGTGCATTAACCAGGGCGGAGTCTCCGTGGTCTCCCACAGCCAATTCCGTCCCTATAAGTTCCACAGCATGCGGCGAAGACGGATCCTCTTTCCCGTCCTGCCTGGTCCAGATCATGGAGGCACTCTTAAGCGGTTCATCAACGCTGTAGCGGACGCCCGCAGAATTCACCTCAGTCGCTGCCAAAGGTGACGCTAAATTCATAACAGGCGGTACGTCATCGTACCTCACCCCTTCAGCCACCACCGGAGACGACTGCTTACCGCTCAAATCAGTCCCCTCAAGTGTAACCGAATAGATTGCCCCGGAAACGAGCTCAGGCGCCTGCGCCAGGAGGAGGCTGTCGTGTGATCCCGCCTGGAGTTCATCAGCGGCAAAGTGAGCGGTATGCGGCGCGTTATCATCAATCTCACCACCGGTCCGGGTCCACGTGGCAGTCGCCTTGTTCAAAAGTTCACTTATCGAATAACTGATCTGTGCCGTCGAAACGTGCCCGCGCGACTGAGGATACGCCAGCTGAATTTGCGGCGGAGTGACATCGTAAATAATCTGTCTGCTGACCGTACCGCGAGATGGATTGCCGGCGCGATCAAGACCCATGAATGTCACCTCATATACCGACCCTTCCTTAAGGGGTAGCGCTTCCGGCGGAGAGACGGATTTGTGCACCCCCATGTTCATGCCGTCCGCGGACAGTTCAACCATATATGGCGAATCCGGATCGAGGTCACCACTGACCTGAGTCCACATGACGGCACCCTGAATAATGTCTTCACTGAGATGGTAGGTGACAGCGTCTGAAGCAATGAAAGAGCTGTCGCCGGGTACAATCTGGGAAAAGGCGGGTGGTGTGATATCAAATTCCACGTTGTCCACTTCAACCGGTGTCGCCTCATTGCCGGCCAGATCACGTGCCGTCAGCCGGACGATATACCTGGCGCCGTCCCGCAGACTTAACTGCATTTGAGGATCGTCAAGCCGGTGGTCGCCTGAGGATAGATTCTCCTCCGCCAGCCGCAGATTGACATGGGCGGTATCCAGCGCTTCCTTCCCGATCTCGTACCACTCAAGTTCAGCCGAGGCCATCTCTTCAGTGAAGCTGTAAATGACTTCTCCCTGCCTGACAGCGGACTCGGCCAGCGGAAGTAAAACAGCCACCTTGGGAGGTCGACGATCGTGTGCTACTCGGGCAATATTTACTGTATCAGAGAGATTGCCGGCCAGATCAACTCCGTGAACCGTGATGTCGTAGACCGCCCCATCTGCAAGAGGCGGCGCATTTACTAACTGAATGTACTGATGTTTGCCTTCATGCTTTTCTTCCCCCTCCAGTTTGACGTGATGCGGGGCCAGCGAATCAGGCTCACCGCCTACGTGCCGCCAGACCGTTTCTCCACTGTACAATTCTTCGCTGAGTGTATAGCTGACCACCGAACTGTTGACGAAGCCACCGCTATCAGGAAGCTGCCACGCGATGACCGGTGCTGTTGTATCGTAAGAGACACCGGAGACAGTGAGGAAAGGCCCGGGATTGCCGGCAATATCTTTACCTTGAAAGAGGATGCCGTAAACCGTCCCCTCCTTCAGCTGAACATCCTCGCCAAAACTGATCTCTTCATGTTTCCCCGCTTTTAGAATCCCTGCCGAAAGTCCCACAACATAGGGCACGTCAGCATCACGCATACCCCTCTCCCATACCCACAAGACTTCTGCCTCAGCCAGTGATTCATCAAGCACATATGAAATCCGCGGGTGAGAAACAAAGAGATCGGCATCCACCGTATAGGTTGGCGGTGTGGTGTCAAAAGGAACACTGTTCAGAACGATATCAGCGGCCTGGTAGCCACTCTCACCTTCACCTGAAAAAGTGACGCGGTAAATGGCGCTGTCTAAGAGTGTCGGTGCATTCCGCGGCGAAACCGTCAGGTGTTCACCCCTGGTAGACTCTTCAAATATAAGCGGCATAACATAAGGTGCCACTGTGTCTGTCTTACCTCCAACCCAGTCCCACCGGATGGTGGCGTTAATAACACCCTCTTTAAGCGAATAGGAGAGTGTTGGGCTGTTCACTGCCAGTGAATCTTCAGGATAGATGACCGTTATCACAGGTGCCCTTCCGTCAGCAGCAACCGTCATGTGATTGATCAGTGTCAAGGTGGAATCGTACTCCCAGACGTCGGTTGTACCGCTCTCGGCATCGTAATCTTTAACATACCTTTTGACTACTCTTTCCGCCGGCATGGATATCCAGTCCTCCTGCCTCAGGCGCCCGTTATCATCATAATTCATCTCAATGACGCCGTAGAGGAAACGGTTAACGTCGAAAAAACGGTAGACCTTTGGTTTGCCGTCAGCCAGATATTCAACGGAGGTGAAGCGGTCATCGAAATCCTGAATACGCCGCACACCGTAAGTGTGACGAATGAACTTTTCGGACATCTTCTCCTGTGCGCCAAATTGGGTATAGGTTACCAGTGTACTGTCGGCGCTAAAAACTGAGATTTGATTCAAGACACCTAAAGTGGTATCGTACTCAAAGCGCTCAAAACGATCGAGTTTGTTTTTGCGCACAAAGTAATATTTACCAACCACATTACCGTCATAGTCAAAACGGACTTCGAGATAAGACTTCCACCCCACCTTCCTTTCTGGCAGCTCTATGCCACGACGGAAGTCATCTTCAGTACGGTATAAACGGACGTCTCCGTCCGCACTTGCCAGAGAAGAAATATGAAAAATTAAGAATATGACGGAGAGTCTTACCACGAGTAGAGTTTAATGCGCACCGCTTAGAGAGTCAAAGATAAACGATAACGAATGATGGGTGATGGGCGTTGGTTGATGGAAAACTTGAGGTGATGGATGGACCGTTCTTCTGTTTCAGTAATTACCATCACTCCACCGGCTAAGGTTTATGGGGAATACCGAGGTATTCATCAATTACCCAGTTGACGGACCAGTTATGTCCGAGGCGCTGCCCGTCCATGGTAGCGGGCAGGCGGGTTACTGTACTAGTGGGAAACAGCACCTCTTGTGGATCAAACTTAAAGCGGCGAAAGGCGTTATCGAGCAGGTGCTGCGTCCGCCACTGGAAGTGAGATACTCCTTTCTCCCACGGTAGGAATAGAACTTCGCCATCTGGTCCGGTGGAGAGAGAACAGCTCTTGAAGAGGCGCGAGTAGCCGCGAAGGGGGGCCGCGATCGAATGTACTTCTATAGGAATATTGAGATGCAGAAGAGCAGCACAGAAAGTGACAACCAATCCGCCGTAGCTGTGGCCGAACAGCACCACTTTTTCCGTTCCGAGAGAAAGACCGACGAGGGAATCGATAGATGCTGACAGGAGTACTGCGGCACTATCAGGGCATGTCTGCCAATCGTAGCGGTAAAAGTAAGTGTGATTGTACACCTGAGCGAGTTTTGACACAGATGCCACCCACTCGTACCCTTCTGACTCGAAGCCGTGAACCGCAACGTGGAGAACGGTCTGGATCAGGGAAGTGTCCGCCGTAATTCGCGTAAAGCCGTAGGGCTGTGAAATCAGTTTCTGTCCAGACGCCTTCACCTGCTCCCCAGCCGGCAGATCCTGTACGCGAATGGAGGATACAAAAAGAGTGTCAGCTTGCACTGAAAGAGAGAAGGCCAGCTGGATAAGCAGAAACTCCAACCTACACCACTTTAACAGTATTAAGATGATTTTCACACTTCTACCCCTCGGATCGAACCAGTGAAAGTTTATGCAACAGAGATGAAGAATACTCTCGAAAAATGAATCTAAGCAACATTCATGGATGGCCGCCTGTCATAAACGACTCTATCACCTTGCCCCACTTCCCTCTCTCCTTTCTCGGATTGCCACAGGATCATATTTACCTTTTCCGTTGCGAATTCGATATGCCATTGTAAATTAATTTTATCGCTTTCTTAACCTTATCGAACGAGAATCTGAAATCATTGAAACAGGATAGTACAACAATTCGCTTAACTATCGTTCTGGTTACTTTTGTCTCACTTCTATCTTCCCAGGAAGATAACGGAACGGCCGCCGTCCTCGATCTTGTCCCTCGCGGTATCACCGAAAAACAGAGCGGCGTCTTGACAAAGATCTTCAGAAAAAACATCGCAGACATCGGTAAAGTGGAACTGATAGATCGAGAAAAAATGATCCAGCTCCTTGCCACTGAAGGGACTCTGCCGAGTTGGTGCGCCGCCGAGTGGTGCGCAGTGGAAGTAGGCCGTCTGTTGAGCACGGAAAAGGCTGTCGCCGGCTATGTGGAGAAGGAAGGGACACGTTTCTCGCTGGGCGGAATATTGGTGGCTTCCGAATCCGGGGATGTCATCAGTACGACGACAATCGAATTTGTGGGAGAGATGGAAAGTCTGCTCACTGAAGTGAAAGTACTCGCCTATCAACTGTTCGAGACGGCGCTGCCGCCTGACCTTCAATCGAAGCACGACGAAATTATGCGGCATTCCGAGGATCTGCAGGGCATCACCGCCGCCAGAAAACGGACGACCGCTGTCATCAGATCAGCCATTTTCCCCGGACTTGGACAGCTCTACCTAGAGAAGAAATTGCTCGGCTTCGGTTTTCTGGCAACACAAATGGCCCTGGGAGGAGCAATCTATTCAGAATATTCAACCTATAAAACTTCATACGATGAAACGGATAATTTTTATCAACTTTATCAAGAAGAGACAAACGTCGATTCGATCCTTCAATATAAGGACGATGCAAAAGTATCGTTCAGGCAGGCGGAGACGGCGATTCAGCAACGGAAGACATTCACCAATGTGGCGCTGATCTTCTGGCTGGGAAATATCTATCACGCTTACAGGTCCGTCACCATTCCCGACACCGCTGAATCTAAGTCGCCTCTCCTCAAGCTCTACTTTGATCACAGAGCTGGCGGCGTGGGACTGGGAGTAGCCATTGCGCTGGATTAGACTCTACACTGTTCTACTTATCGTTCTTGTTGCCGGGTGTGAAAAACTGCCGACGCTGGACTGGGTTAATCCTCTCGACCTTGAAGTAGCAGCTGCTGACTCTGTTGATATGCCGGCCCTCGTCTTCTTCCCTGACAGTATAGTGGTTGAGACAGGCAGCAGTGTACAATTACAGGTCTTCGCCATGGAAGTGGACAGTTTGAGCGGCGCTCATATCCAGATAAGCTATGAACAGGAAAAAATGTCCTTATTATCGGCGACAGTCGGAGACTTCTTCCAGGCTGCGAATGAACCCATGTTCTTCTTCAATGATGACACAACCTATGGTATTCTTGATATCTATACGATAAGTGTGGGCACCGATACTCTCAGGGAAGTTTCCGGTACAGGCAACCTGGCCTATCTGGAATTTCAAACCCTGGCTTCGGGAAAACTGATACTTGAATATACTGATGAATCTGAGCTGGTTGATGCAGACGATAATCAAATCGAAATCCAAACGCTCCTTAAGGGTATCATCAATGCGGAATAGACAGAACACGTTTAGGTTTCTTCTCGCTGTTTCAATTCTCTCACAAACTTTGTCTGCTCAGGTACCGACAATCGATTCTGTATCCTCCAGCAGTGCCAACGGCATTTACGCACCATGGAATAAGCTGAACCAGGAGTTTGTAACAGGCACAGTTGATTCGGTCATCAATATCACAATATATTTTTCTGAAGCTGTCTATTTATCTGATGGGATACTCAAAATCTGGTTAAATGTTGGCCCCACAAGTCGAAATGTGGATATAGATGTTCTCAGCGGTCTCGATTCCGCTTTAACATCGTACACTGTCCAGAATGACGATTTTGCTAGTGATCTCTCGGTCAGCTCTGTCTCTTTAGTAGGAGACGGTGCTACATTAAAGGATAGCGACGGAAACATGATTGCGAGCTATTCCATTCCTGCTGGAGGGAATTTGAGCGATCTTAAGGACATCATACTCGATGGGAAGCCGCCGTCAGCACCAACAGGCGTTACCGCATCACCGGGAGATCAGACGGTTCTCGTTTCCTGGGATAAGAGCAGTGAGACCGATATAGGCACCGCACGACTGGACCCCAGAAAACCGGCATACTACGTTTACGGAAGGGTCATAGATGAAGAAGCAACCGCGTTGGCAAAAACAATCCTATCTGCCAACGTCACAAGTACGCTTGAGGACCCCATCTCTGGTCTCAATAACGATCTTGAATACTGTTATAAAGTAACCGCCATAGATACTCTGGGAAATGAGGGTGAATATTCTGACGAAATATGTGTCACACCGTTCCACCCGCCTGAAGCAGGGACTATTTTGGACGGCTTGTCACTCAGTGACTCGATAGATCACCGTTGGACAAATTCTCCTACTACACTATTCGCAACCTGGGAAAAGTTTGAAGATGATATCTATGCAAATGCCGCAAACTATCCTACC includes:
- a CDS encoding cohesin domain-containing protein; amino-acid sequence: MRWIRLYTVLLIVLVAGCEKLPTLDWVNPLDLEVAAADSVDMPALVFFPDSIVVETGSSVQLQVFAMEVDSLSGAHIQISYEQEKMSLLSATVGDFFQAANEPMFFFNDDTTYGILDIYTISVGTDTLREVSGTGNLAYLEFQTLASGKLILEYTDESELVDADDNQIEIQTLLKGIINAE
- a CDS encoding alpha/beta hydrolase; this translates as MKIILILLKWCRLEFLLIQLAFSLSVQADTLFVSSIRVQDLPAGEQVKASGQKLISQPYGFTRITADTSLIQTVLHVAVHGFESEGYEWVASVSKLAQVYNHTYFYRYDWQTCPDSAAVLLSASIDSLVGLSLGTEKVVLFGHSYGGLVVTFCAALLHLNIPIEVHSIAAPLRGYSRLFKSCSLSTGPDGEVLFLPWEKGVSHFQWRTQHLLDNAFRRFKFDPQEVLFPTSTVTRLPATMDGQRLGHNWSVNWVIDEYLGIPHKP
- a CDS encoding DUF5683 domain-containing protein; amino-acid sequence: MKQDSTTIRLTIVLVTFVSLLSSQEDNGTAAVLDLVPRGITEKQSGVLTKIFRKNIADIGKVELIDREKMIQLLATEGTLPSWCAAEWCAVEVGRLLSTEKAVAGYVEKEGTRFSLGGILVASESGDVISTTTIEFVGEMESLLTEVKVLAYQLFETALPPDLQSKHDEIMRHSEDLQGITAARKRTTAVIRSAIFPGLGQLYLEKKLLGFGFLATQMALGGAIYSEYSTYKTSYDETDNFYQLYQEETNVDSILQYKDDAKVSFRQAETAIQQRKTFTNVALIFWLGNIYHAYRSVTIPDTAESKSPLLKLYFDHRAGGVGLGVAIALD